AACTCTAATGGATGTTaatgtaatttttgaaacttgaaTGGAAGATAGCAAAATAGTTGGAAACCTTagggaaggtttctgaaattatccataACCATCAAGCCTGAATTTTTAAATCCTCACGTGCTAACATACCTACGAGACTTTGAGGGGCATTTTTAATTTGAACCCCTACTGGTCCACCACCATTCTTATCCACACTTCCCACTTGCTGCCGTGTCACGCAACTTTTCGTGCCATGCCTGGGCGTTTTAGCAAACCTCAGCCCGGGGAGTTTTTGGATATTTACGAATGGCCGATTTAAAAGGTCGAGTAATCCCACGTGATGCCCGACCCCAGCCAGTATAGTCTCACGAGTTGCTAAAACACGTGTACACGTGTCGCTCTCTGAGTTAGTGACAGTATAGACCTGTGGTACCACCGACAGGTGGGCTGCACGATTTTAGCAACGCATGGATTAAATAGCTGCGCACGTGGTTCCATTACCGGCTTGACCGGTCATCGACCTTTCTAATCCGTAAAAGCATCTTCATGCGAACCATATCAAGTACTGCGTAGCTCCCACCACTTAAAGTATTGGTTTACTTTGCTTTGGCTGTACAATGCAAGTAATCCTTTGAATGCTTTTTCCACTCCACCAAGGTTTCTATGTGATTGAAATTACAAGATTGACCATGGTTTTGTGGATTGTGATTGTGCGTTTTTCGTACCTCTCACATGCTTGTCAAATGGTGAAAAATCAAACAATAGCTATAGATCTTTATTGGTACTTTTCAAGTAAGTGCTATGTGGATTGTTATTGATGAAAAAATGGAATGAATAGCAAATGAAGCCAACCGACATTTCAATCTCATTGGATAGGTGTTTTTTCAAATGTGGTATGAGAGTAAACAATTTTTGTGCATATCATCTTATCAAGACGAATCAGGGTCAACATCCAAATTGAAAGGTGTTTATCGAGCCACCGAATTCTTTAAAGAGCATCTTAGGTTGAGATGTCATGGTTGTTTTATGTCCCTCATTTAATTTCTTATTAGGCATCTATTCTCTTcggtattaaaaaaaaaaactaaaaaaatgaacTAGGTATTAGTTGAGTGAAAAATGGTATAAATCTTGTTGGTACTATGATGTTTACATGAATTCAGTATATGTGGAACAAGGTCTTGAGACAGTATCTAGATCCACATGTTAATGTGATTTTTGTTACTTGCATTACACTTCTCCAAACTAATTAATTTATCAATATGCactgttttttcttcttttcttttttaacatttaacattatttATTCATCTTCAGAAGTTAACAATTATGGTGATAGAGAATATATGTTATATGGAGTTTGATTTTTTGAAAGCATTCAATGCTAAAACATGAGATTATACCAATTTGAACAAAGCACAAATCTAGGGTGATACTTCACCAATGTTAAAGCCAATTTCATTTAAATCAATGCAAACCATAGCAGTTTACTTTCACTTGCTTCTTCTCACATGAATTTAGTATAACCCTTTGCAACTTTATTATCAGCATTAAACTTCAACCACTTGTGTTTAAAAACTCATACTCATATCTTTCTTGTTAGTGAACTGTCACTTTAGTCTCTTGCTATTGAGAAAAAGTGGTGATTGTTGAGTTAAGCATTAATAAGATAATTTTCATTTAAGAGTTTTCAAAAGTATGAACAATTTGAGAATGCATCATAGAATCACAACTACTCTAAAATAAGTTAAAACTTTATATGGAGAACAAgcaaaaatacatcaaaaggCATATCAAATAGGAAATGATCAACTCAACTAAAATTAATGAACTTTTAGCGCATACTggtcgtttttttttttgtctttataagaaaatttcgaACATAAATTACAAGATTTACACTTCATGCGGATCATTGTTAAATCTTTATATAAATTACAAGATTCAATTATTAGTACTCAATAAGTACGAGTGTCTTTCTTCCTATGCAGGTTATGAAGCATCTTAGGCTCATTCAATACAATCAAACCACTACAAATTCTACCAATTATCAATATTTGCAGCATCAATTATTACACccaataattaaaagaaatcatTTACCATGTCCAGCTCTGAATCATCTCTTTAGAGTCATCAAACAAAATTGCCAAGGACTTTGAAGTAAATTTTGTTTCTAATCAACTTGACAGACTATAGAAAATTAACATAGTTTCTATGCGATTAGATTTTTGTACATGTCACATATTATCAACTTTCAATCTGTACTATAGAAGATTGAACTGTAATGCATTAGATGTTTGgagtaaattttgtttttttttttttttacatattatCAATTTTCAATCTGTACCATAAAAGATTGAACCAGGCATATCATAAGacaagtgtttaaccatgtggGATCCATTAGGCATacaacaatttttccttttcaaggagattttagtcattttaaaaaaaaaaaaaaaaaaaagtaatgtcCAAAACTTTTTCTCATGTGGTGTCAATATCAATTTTTTAGtactaaaaaaataattaaaactgaTCAGCTCAAATGAATACAAAACTCAAGAATAGAAACGCAGCACCCATCATCCACTTGCCCATTCCTATAAACTCACAATAAAATACTCCGCAGCAAACACTCACACCCACAACACACACTGGGCTTATAAGCAACACGCTTTCTCCCTGTGTCCTTGCTCCTTGTCTGGTTGTGTTGCCTATTGCATCTGTTTAAAGCATTTCTGCTGAAGAGGGTGCTTAAGAGGAGAATTGGGATTCTGGGatttgtcttttttcttttctttttgtgatAAAGCAGAAAACGTTGAGCTCTTTTTTGATCTACTGAATTGCGGGTTCtgtttgaaatttggaaatttggGTTCTGTTTGAATTTTGGTGTTTCTTGAAAACTCTGATTCTGAGATGGAGAGAGACTTCTTGGGATTGAATTTAAAGGACTCTGTTATTGTTGTCAAGGAAGAAGCTGTCGAAGGCTTCAAGGACTCTGGTAAAATTCtcactcttttttctttccctttcttttttgttttttggtcaTTTGTAGAAAAGCAGAACTATGTTTAGCATGTTTCTTGTGTGTGAATCACATTGGCTTTGCTGGTTTTTGGTGACCaaagttaaaaatttttgtccTCGGTCTAGTATTGGTTTTGTGATTGGGATTCTATATGAATTACAGTTAATTCTGTTTGCTAGTAATTATTTCTGAGCCTTTTATGCAAATTTATACAGCAATGCAAGTTTTAGCTGAGTTTGATGTCATATTTAGGGTCTTGTATACAAATGAGTTAGTTTTCAATAGGGTTGGAAGGGGATGTGTAAACTTTTTGTTATTAGTAGGTGACTGAATTCTGTGGGTAGTTTGCCATGCTCTAATAGTATAGGGCTTATTGTCTGcccagtaatttttttttccttttgagtaAGTACAATTTTGTGTGGTAATTGAGTCAAAAATTGCCATTCTTGTTAAAGGGGTGCTTGTTTTAATTGAATTATCAGTTGCAGGGATGAGAAATAAATGATGTCTGGTCTGATTACTAGTTAGAGAGAGAGAACTTCAAAGTTCGGTAAGAAAGTTTGACTCAATGTGATCATTCATGATTGGAATTTGACCTAGTTCTTATATATAAGATTCACAAAGGAAGTGTTTTAACTTCAATTAATTTTGGCTCCAAACTGGAACCCCCTTAAGACTGTATCTGTTTGGAGTTAGTTCAGTCTTTTATGTTAGTGTTGCCCAAATAAAGTAAGTTTTCTGGGTAAGATTTGCTTCTTCAATGTAGTTTCCTGTTTTAAGGATGAGTTAACTGTAAAATGCATTATCCTTTATTCTGACTGGACTTTGCTTCAAAGGGTTGGTCAAAAGTTCCGGAGTTCCATGGCCATTATCAAACAAGGTGTCTGCCCTTGCTCCTTTCGTGCCCTTTAAGACTTCCCATGATGAGAAGATGCCAAAAGTCAATTCTGATCACCTTGCATCTTCTGGGTATATGGTAATGTCTTCTGCCGATGCATTTGATATCAAACGACAATCTGGTGAAGCTCAGGTTTGGATCTATCCTTCAAAGGGAAATTTGTTGCGTCAAAGTGTTTGCTTCATTGTTTACGCATGTGAATACAAGAGCAGTCTAATTATGATATGCTTTACTAACAGGCTGCGTGAATTTGCATGTTAGCATTTTTCAAGGCAATATTCATGCAATTATCTTCACAAATTGAGATACGGCTTTTCCATTTTGAAACACATAATAATGAGGACACTGGTTTAAGTTGACATTTGTTTTTATCCAATAGAACATCCATCATGTGCATCTTACTCATGATGCTAAGATGCTTCCAATTTGCATGAGCAACCCTTTCCTGAAGACTCATTTTGCTGGTGCTGGTCAGAACTTGGCTGGTGCTAGTTTAAAGCAGCAGTTCATTGGAGGTGTGCCTGTTGCAGCTCCTTGTTCATTTCTTGCTTCTAGTAGTTTTGCGGCAGGGACAACTGAACCATGGTATGAATCTAATGGACCTTTAAGTAGACCTAAAGGATATAATATCCGTCATAATTTCATACTTTTTTCTGACCTATAGTTCTATTGTTGAGAAATATAACAGAGGAAATGAATGATATAGGAAGCTGCTTCTGTGTTTTGGATTTCTTCATTGATAGGTTCAGTACCAAGGCTTCTGGGGGTGCTCCTCAGTTAACTATTTTTTATGGAGGGACAGTGAATGTCTTTGATGATATCACTCCTGAGAAGGTCCACCCTTTCTTTGTGTCTTtggataatttatttctttttgaattTAAAGCAATTCAGGCATTTCTCTCTTCTCTGCTGAGAAAGTTTTTCATGGTTTTACCTGTCTCATTTGATGGCTATATACCTTATCAGGCTCAGGCTATAATGCTTTTGGCCGGAAATGCATGTAACATGGCACAAACAAGGCTTCCAGTTCAGCCACCTGCCTCCAAGTTTGCAAGCGGAGATGCTGCTTTTGTGAACCAAACCATACACCCACAATCTAGCTCTGCCCTTTCAAGCCCAATTTCTGTTTCTTCCCATCCGGTTGGCCAGTCAGGTGTTGGTTCTAGTAACAATGATGAATTGAAGGTTTCTAAAACTGCAGGCATGTCAACAAATCTTGTGAACAAAGTGGAACCTTTAAATATGGTGGCTTCACTTGGACCTGTTACTTCCACAACCATGATTCCATCAGGTATATGTCACTTACTTGGTTTTGATATTTTTAGCATCCAAAAATTGCCTTTACAAAAACATCTGTCTAGAATTTCCTTATAAGTAGCTTTGATGTCGTTTATCTTTTTGAGTCTTGGATTTATggattttcttgttttgctGTTGGACTTTCTTggtatcttttatttttttgggctGATCTATTGTTTTTATTGTGATACTAATATGGGAAGCGGATTAATATTCTTAAGCCATTTAACGAGTTCTGAGGTGCTGgcagtatttttatttttaactgcATTATCTTGGCCTCGCTATcatttttgtatttgatttctaTTTATTGCTCTGCTTTCGATTATCATGTTTTGAATTGCACAATTGCTTGCTTTCCCATGTATGAGGTATGTGAAAGACATTTTAGCAGCAGAAGCATTAGTATCCTCCAATTTTGTTAATCAATGGGGCTTAGGTATTTATATTAGTTAACTATAGCAGCAACATTTAAGAAACCAGGTTTTGTGTGCAGCTGTTCCACAGGCTCGTAAAGCATCCTTGGCTCGGTTTTTGGAGAAGCGTAAGGAAAGGTAAATCTGTTTCCTTCCATTTCTTTACTCTTCAACTTATGCTTTATTTTGTAGTAAATTTAACTCAATATCTGTTGAATTAGCTTTGTCAATGATGCTTGTGGTATGACTATTCTAAGTCCTCAAGGGCTATTCTATGCAAAGCTTGTAAATAAGTAAATTACTTGATGGATAAGAGGATCTTGTAGGTTTAAATGAGATTCACGACACATTTGATTAACGTATATTGCAATGACTTCCAGAATTTCCCACTTAATTCTCTGAACTCTCTTATATTTCTTCTCTTTCTTGCCTGCTTCTTCCTCTAATTGAATGTTAGGTTTAACTTGCATGCCTTTTTGTGTAGGGCACTGAACTCATCACCATACAATCCCAATAAAAAATCTGCTGGCTGTAGCAACCCAGATTCCATCATCGCCGGTTCCCGTGCAACCTCCATCGCTGGCTCTAGCTTGCTGTCTACCAGCAATGAGATGCCATGATGGCTCGTCGATGAATTGGAATCCTTGGTATAGTTATATATAAAATTCTGTAGCAAAGTAAAACGCTAAGCAATTAGTTTTGGCTATCCTCTCAAGtcttatttgtaattttgaaCTTTGTCTAACTTGTAATCCAGTTTAGTCTTACTAGACTGGTGTAGCTTTTATTTATTCCACTACTCTTCTTTTGCAGTATAGGTTTTTCCATCTGCAAACTTAAGAGCTGGTTGTATTTATCAACTGTATtgcttttattaatttttacacatatatAAATTAGTATACATAATTTAATGATGTAGTTCTTGTTAATCTATCAGGGTACGATCTTTGGTCTAGTTGATTATTGCTAGCATGCTTTTTTAATCAGTAAATGGAAAGTATAGTATAGCCTGCAACCCTTTTGATACTGCATTAGTTCGAATATGTTTGAAATCTTTTCTTGCAACTCCCAATGCTTTAAAGTTTCTCAAAGTTACAACCATTTTGGtagtaaagaaaacaaattgaCGTTTGTCTATATTTTCGTTGCAGGATCATACCAAATAACTAGCACATGATTTGAGGAatttagtctttttttttttttttggagacgACAACTGTAGTATATCCTAATCTATCATGTACTAGGAGAGGGGATGGACCTAAGGAGGTCCAGAGGTAATTCGGAGGGGACTGAATATATCATCGGATCAAACGGATGCACTACTACGCATTCGCTTGAATTTTTTTGAAGCAAATCCATATTTTTAATGTGTCAAACCctgcctcccaccccaccaaacCTTAAAAGTCCTTAAAAGTTTGATGGTGGTCACCAATCCAAAAGCCAGTGATTTTTAGGAATTTAGTCATTCATGTAAAATTTTCGAAGACTTGAAATATACGGCTTGGTGTACAcgaataaaatttatttatgaattttcaaAACGCGACGCTTACGCTTGCGAATTGCTAACTATTCAACAGGTTGGACTGTTGATATTTTCTCTTTTAGATGGATATATTCGAAAGACGGGTAACATCAACTGATGCCTATGCACAATTTCCACGTGCATCCGGATTCCAAATGAAAATATAGGAGTTCTGTCCAAATGAAAAGATAGTATTTGTGTGCCAGACGAAGCCTTTTGTGGTTGTCCTTCCTCAAGATCACATGGTGGTGGGCATATCCCCCTCCCCACTTGTTTTTGGTCCTTTTCTCTATGGAATTAACATTTCTTTTGTGCCAATTTTATTCCACATGTAGTAATAAAACATGTTCATCCCACATTCATTTTAggggttttcttttcttgggaCCCTTTTATTAAAATTGTCAATGAATCCAACCAATGAGAGGAGAAGCTTGGTTTCTTGGGCAGTCTTAGTGCTTCAAATGTCGATTCCAATTTCCGACGATGTGATCATATTCTCCATCACTACCAGTTGGTGTAACGTTTCCATCAAAGGGAATTGTACAAACACCATAGGACCATTTGATCAGATCTTGAAATTATTCAcctaattggattttatttcttgGGACATGAGTACTATACATTTCTGTTGGCCAACCATGACTTGTGTATATATTTGTTTGGGACAATGTGATCATATTCTCCATCACTGCCAGTAGGTGTAACGTTTCCATCATACGTAATTGTACAAGAACATAGGACCATCtgatcagtttttttttttttttttaatttattcacCTAATTGAATTTTGGGACATGAGCACTGTATATTTGTGTCGGCCAACCATGACTCCTGTATAATTACTCCAGGCAACTGCTACAGTGTAGACAAGATTGATGATTTTCTGAACTCATGTCAAAGAGTGGCATGGGTGTTTCCTAGTTGGATGTTCTTCTAAGGGAATTTATGACCTTGTTTCGATTgtgattttttgtagaaaaatttttacctttttttaacATATTTTTTTATCATCTTTCTACTTCACATATGTCTACAgcatatttttctacaaaaacgtTTAAAAATAACAGTCCAAGTTTCTTGATTTCAGGCACCAAAATCATCTTCCAGATACCACTTTCATAAGCAATTTTGGTATCcattttgtttagaaaattagaTTCATGATGCTTGTGTCAAAGAGTGCCATGGGTGTTTCCTAGTTGGATGTTCTTCTAAGGGAATTTATAGTTTCTTGATTTCAGGCACCAAAATCATCTTCCATATACCACTTTAATAAGTAAGTTTGGTATTCGCTTTGCTTAGAAATTAGATTCATGATGCTTGTGTCTTCTAGAGTTTTACTAAATACCAGCAATCCATTTcccacaaaaaaataaaaaataaaaaataaaaagattgaACTGAAATTCACAAGAGCTTCAAGTGCATTGAGTTGCCAACTCAAAACATCTATGGGCTTTATGCTAAGCCTTCATAAATGAGGGGCTAACAGTGCGATTTACCATTCTTATTTCCAAATTCCCACGTTACCTG
This portion of the Coffea eugenioides isolate CCC68of chromosome 11, Ceug_1.0, whole genome shotgun sequence genome encodes:
- the LOC113753558 gene encoding protein TIFY 6B-like isoform X1 — its product is MERDFLGLNLKDSVIVVKEEAVEGFKDSGLVKSSGVPWPLSNKVSALAPFVPFKTSHDEKMPKVNSDHLASSGYMVMSSADAFDIKRQSGEAQNIHHVHLTHDAKMLPICMSNPFLKTHFAGAGQNLAGASLKQQFIGGVPVAAPCSFLASSSFAAGTTEPWFSTKASGGAPQLTIFYGGTVNVFDDITPEKAQAIMLLAGNACNMAQTRLPVQPPASKFASGDAAFVNQTIHPQSSSALSSPISVSSHPVGQSGVGSSNNDELKVSKTAGMSTNLVNKVEPLNMVASLGPVTSTTMIPSAVPQARKASLARFLEKRKERALNSSPYNPNKKSAGCSNPDSIIAGSRATSIAGSSLLSTSNEMP
- the LOC113753558 gene encoding protein TIFY 6B-like isoform X4, producing the protein MERDFLGLNLKDSVIVVKEEAVEGFKDSGLVKSSGVPWPLSNKVSALAPFVPFKTSHDEKMPKVNSDHLASSGYMVMSSADAFDIKRQSGEAQNIHHVHLTHDAKMLPICMSNPFLKTHFAGAGQNLAGASLKQQFIGGVPVAAPCSFLASSSFAAGTTEPWFSTKASGGAPQLTIFYGGTVNVFDDITPEKAQAIMLLAGNACNMAQTRLPVQPPASKFASGDAAFVNQTIHPQSSSALSSPISVSSHPVGQSGVGSSNNDELKVSKTAGMSTNLVNKVEPLNMVASLGPVTSTTMIPSGFVCSCSTGS
- the LOC113753558 gene encoding protein TIFY 6B-like isoform X2, translating into MERDFLGLNLKDSVIVVKEEAVEGFKDSGLVKSSGVPWPLSNKVSALAPFVPFKTSHDEKMPKVNSDHLASSGYMVMSSADAFDIKRQSGEAQNIHHVHLTHDAKMLPICMSNPFLKTHFAGAGQNLAGASLKQQFIGGVPVAAPCSFLASSSFAAGTTEPCTKASGGAPQLTIFYGGTVNVFDDITPEKAQAIMLLAGNACNMAQTRLPVQPPASKFASGDAAFVNQTIHPQSSSALSSPISVSSHPVGQSGVGSSNNDELKVSKTAGMSTNLVNKVEPLNMVASLGPVTSTTMIPSAVPQARKASLARFLEKRKERALNSSPYNPNKKSAGCSNPDSIIAGSRATSIAGSSLLSTSNEMP
- the LOC113753558 gene encoding protein TIFY 6B-like isoform X3 — translated: MERDFLGLNLKDSVIVVKEEAVEGFKDSGLVKSSGVPWPLSNKVSALAPFVPFKTSHDEKMPKVNSDHLASSGYMVMSSADAFDIKRQSGEAQNLAGASLKQQFIGGVPVAAPCSFLASSSFAAGTTEPWFSTKASGGAPQLTIFYGGTVNVFDDITPEKAQAIMLLAGNACNMAQTRLPVQPPASKFASGDAAFVNQTIHPQSSSALSSPISVSSHPVGQSGVGSSNNDELKVSKTAGMSTNLVNKVEPLNMVASLGPVTSTTMIPSAVPQARKASLARFLEKRKERALNSSPYNPNKKSAGCSNPDSIIAGSRATSIAGSSLLSTSNEMP